A window from Citrus sinensis cultivar Valencia sweet orange chromosome 3, DVS_A1.0, whole genome shotgun sequence encodes these proteins:
- the LOC102626805 gene encoding protein NETWORKED 1D isoform X2 has protein sequence MLGIFYKHYCSAVTDMDVKVKQMIKLIEEDADSFARRAEMYYKKRPELMKLVEEFYRAYRALAERYDHATGALRQAHRTMAEAFPNQVPFALGDDSPAGTEADPRTPELAPARAIFYPDELQNDSLGLSSSHLLALKKNGAFTDDSDTVTSRRGLKQLNDFLGSGEKVTHGKFGEGRARKGLNFHDAEENEQLQHNESYDIKARVPSESERMGKAEMEILTLKNALAKLEAEKEAGLLQYRQSLERLSNLESEVSHAREDSKGLSEQASIAEAEVQTLKEALARLETEREANIRQYQQCLDKLSNMEKNISRAEADAVELSDRASKAEIEAQTLKLDLARIEAEKEAAVVKYEECSRMISALEDKLLHSEEDSKRINKVADKAESEVERLKQALGKLTEEKEALALQYQQCLEAISILEHKLARAEEEAQRLHSELDNGFAKLKGAEEKCLLLERSNQTLHSELESMVQKMGSQSQELTEKQKELGRLWTCIQEERLRFVEAETAFQTLQHLHSQSQDELRSLAAELQNRAQILKDMGTRNQSLQEEVEKVKEENKGLNELNLSSAESIKNLQDEILSLRETIGKLEAEVELRVDQRNALQQEIYCLKEELNELNKKHQAMVEQVESVSLNPENFGLSVKELQDENSKLKEVYERDRCEKVALLEKLEIMEKLLEKNAVLENSLSDLNVELEGVRDKVKALEEVCQNLLAEKSTLVAEKNSLFSQLQDVNENLKKLSDENNFLVNSLFDANAEVEGLRAKSKSLEDSCLLLDNEKSCLITERVNLVSQLDIARKGLKDLEKSYAELEGRYLGLEEEKESTLQKVEELQFSLDAEKQQHASFVQLSETRLAGMESQISFLQEEGLCRKKAYEEELDKALDAQIEIFITQKYIQDLKEKNFSLLFECQKLLQESSLSEKLIHKLENENCEQQEEMRSLVDQIKVLRVQLYQLLEILEIDADHGCETKMEQDQSHQTLLDQVTGKLKEMQISVLKALEQNHQVVIENSILVALLGQLKLEAENLATERNALAEEFRIQSEQFVVLQREFPKLTEINEELRVEVAERNHTEEVLKTEMRSLHMLLSELQGAQQSLQDQNCKVLDEKKSLMKKVLDLQEEKHSLEEENCVMFVETISQSNLSHIFKDVISEKLVKIADLSENLDKLGCINNELEEKVRLKDGKLEDVQMQNSLLKQSLEKSENELVAIGCVRDQLNCEIANGKDLLSRKEKELFVAEQILCSLQNERTELHMKVEDLTCKYDEAKIIQEDQGKQIRKLTEDYDCQIKETRCIHELNMKLEAELGKLLEELEGTRYREESLYHELEKERKHAGLWETQATELFSELQISSVCEVLRNEKAHELSRACENLEDRSNSNDIEINQLKEKANALECENGGLKAHLAASIPAVISLKDSIRSLENHTLLHKADNDEVKDPDLVSHMQAEGCQETSEDQIATVLDGFTDLQMRVKAIEKAIIEKESLAMLETLNANSKLEVAMRQIEELKCRSNLRQESGQTSKRVGRKYEQEEPHDGPSDNLKLQKRTPEISEEGDEVMTKDIMLDQVSECSSHGLSRRGTMEADDQMLELWETADHGGSIDLKVAKSQKVARTPTDYHEVKAVKQQKSKNPTIESLVEKELGVDKLEISKRYSGSQKEGSQRKILERLDSDAQKLTNLQITVQDLKKKVETSEKGIKRKGIEYDTVKEQLEEAEEAIMKLLDVNRKLLTNIEDLSLSFDGKSATESDDSGSMRRRKVSEQARRVSEKIGRLQLEVQKLQFLLLRLDDEKESRGRTRITERKTRVLLRDYLYGYGGLRSNQKRKKAHFCACVQPPTRGD, from the exons ATGCTTGGGATTTTCTATAAACATTATTGTTCTGCTGTAACAGACATGGATGTCAAAGTCAAACAAATGATCAAGCTTATCGAAGAAGATGCAGATTCCTTTGCAAGGAGGGCTGAGATGTACTACAAGAAACGCCCTGagcttatgaaattggttgaaGAGTTTTACAGAGCATATCGTGCATTGGCTGAAAGATACGATCATGCAACTGGGGCACTCCGTCAAGCTCATCGAACAATGGCAGAAGCATTTCCCAACCAAGTCCCATTTGCTTTGGGTGATGATTCCCCTGCGGGTACTGAAGCTGATCCTCGTACGCCTGAGTTGGCTCCAGCACGTGCAATTTTTTACCCTGATGAGTTGCAAAATGATTCTTTGGGACTCTCTTCATCTCATTTACTTGCtctgaaaaaaaatggagCATTTACTGATGATTCTGATACTGTAACAAGCCGAAGGGGTTTGAAACAGCTTAATGACTTTTTGGGGTCTGGAGAAAAGGTGACTCATGGAAAGTTTGGAGAAGGCCGGGCTAGGAAAGGCCTCAATTTTCATGATGCAGAGGAGAATGAACAGCTTCAGCACAATGAAAGTTATGATATCAAGGCTCGTGTCCCATCTGAGTCTGAGAGAATGGGGAAAGCCGAGATGGAAATCTTAACCTTAAAGAATGCTCTTGCTAAATTAGAAGCTGAAAAAGAAGCTGGCCTACTCCAGTATCGGCAGAGTCTGGAGAGATTATCCAACTTAGAGTCAGAAGTCTCTCATGCACGTGAGGATTCCAAGGGACTTAGTGAACAAGCCAGCATAGCTGAAGCTGAAGTACAAACTTTGAAGGAAGCCCTTGCCAGATTAGAGACTGAAAGGGAAGCTAATATTCGTCAATACCAGCAGTGTTTAGATAAATTATCTAATATggagaaaaatatttctcGTGCTGAAGCTGATGCCGTGGAACTTAGTGATCGAGCGAGCAAAGCTGAAATTGAAGCTCAAACCCTAAAGCTAGACCTTGCCAGGATAGAAGCTGAAAAGGAAGCTGCTGTTGTTAAGTATGAAGAATGTTCAAGGATGATATCTGCTCTGGAGGATAAATTACTGCATTCCGAAGAAGATTCCAAAAGGATTAACAAGGTAGCTGATAAAGCTGAAAGCGAAGTAGAAAGGCTGAAGCAAGCACTTGGCAAACTAACTGAAGAGAAGGAAGCTTTGGCTCTTCAATATCAGCAATGCCTGGAGGCAATTTCTATTCTAGAGCATAAACTTGCACGTGCAGAAGAGGAGGCTCAAAGGCTTCATTCTGAGTTAGACAATGGGTTCGCAAAGTTGAAGGGTGCAGAAGAAAAGTGTCTTTTACTAGAGAGATCAAATCAGACTCTACATTCTGAGTTGGAGTCCATGGTACAGAAAATGGGGAGTCAAAGTCAAGAATTAACAGAGAAGCAGAAGGAGTTGGGGAGGCTTTGGACTTGCATACAGGAAGAGCGCTTGCGATTTGTAGAGGCTGAAACTGCTTTCCAAACTTTGCAGCATTTGCACTCTCAGTCTCAGGATGAACTTAGATCTCTGGCTGCTGAGCTCCAAAATAGGGCTCAAATTCTCAAGGACATGGGAACTCGTAATCAGAGTCTACAGGAAGAAGTCGAAAAGGTCAAGGAGGAGAACAAAGGCCTGAATGAACTCAACTTATCTTCTGCTGagtcaataaaaaatttgcaaGATGAGATTTTGAGCTTGAGGGAAACAATAGGGAAACTTGAAGCAGAAGTTGAACTACGAGTGGATCAAAGAAATGCTCTTCAACAAGAAATTTATTGTCTGAAAGAGGAACTTAATGAACTCAACAAGAAGCACCAGGCTATGGTGGAGCAGGTAGAATCAGTCTCCTTAAATCCAGAGAACTTTGGGTTGTCTGTGAAGGAATTGCAGGATGAGAACTCAAAGCTAAAAGAGGTCTATGAGAGAGACAGATGTGAAAAAGTAGCTCTTTTGGAGAAGCTGGAAATCATGGAGAAACTTCTTGAGAAAAATGCTGTTCTTGAGAACTCCCTATCAGACTTGAATGTTGAGTTAGAAGGGGTTAGAGACAAGGTGAAGGCTTTGGAGGAAGTCTGCCAAAATCTTCTGGCAGAGAAGTCTACGCTTGTTGCTGAAAAGAACTCACTATTTTCTCAGTTACAGGATGTGAACGAGAATTTAAAGAAACTCTCTGATGAAAACAACTTTCTGGTGAATTCCCTTTTTGATGCTAATGCTGAAGTCGAAGGTTTGAGGGCAAAATCAAAGAGCTTAGAAGATTCATGCCTGTTGCTTGATAATGAAAAGTCTTGTCTGATAACTGAGAGAGTGAACTTAGTTTCTCAGTTGGACATTGCTAGGAAAGGACTGAAAGATTTGGAGAAAAGCTATGCAGAATTAGAAGGGAGATACCTGGGTCTGGAGGAAGAGAAAGAATCTACACTTCAAAAAGTAGAAGAGCTGCAGTTTTCTTTAGATGCTGAAAAGCAACAACATGCTAGTTTTGTCCAGTTGAGTGAAACTCGATTGGCTGGCATGGAATCGCAGATCAGTTTTCTACAAGAGGAGGGTCTGTGCAGGAAGAAAGCATATGAAGAGGAACTAGACAAAGCTTTGGATGCTCAGATTGAGATTTTCATCACGCAGAAATACATACAAGAtctgaaagaaaagaatttctcCCTCCTTTTTGAGTGTCAGAAACTCTTACAGGAATCCAGTTTGTCTGAGAAACTGATACATAAACTGGAGAATGAAAATTGTGAACAGCAGGAGGAGATGAGATCATTGGTTGATCAAATTAAAGTACTGAGGGTGCAGCTTTATCAGTTATTAGAGATTCTAGAAATTGATGCAGACCATGGCTGTGAAACTAAGATGGAGCAGGACCAGAGTCACCAGACGCTTCTGGACCAAGTAACTGGCAAACTCAAAGAGATGCAGATCTCCGTTTTAAAGGCACTGGAGCAAAATCATCAGGTAGTCATTGAGAATTCAATTCTTGTCGCGCTGCTTGGACAACTGAAACTGGAGGCAGAAAATCTTGCAACAGAGAGGAATGCACTTGCTGAAGAGTTTAGGATCCAGTCTGAGCAGTTCGTAGTTCTGCAAAGGGAGTTCCCAAAGCTTACAGAGATTAATGAAGAATTGAGAGTGGAAGTAGCAGAGCGCAATCACACAGAGGAAGTCTTGAAGACTGAAATGCGGAGCCTGCACATGCTACTGTCCGAATTGCAAGGGGCACAGCAAAGTTTACAAGATCAGAACTGCAAGGTGCTTGATGAGAAAAAGTCCCTGATGAAGAAAGTGTTGGACTTACAGGAAGAGAAACATAGTCTAGAAGAGGAAAACTGTGTCATGTTTGTTGAAACTATATCCCAAAGTAATCTCTCTCATATTTTCAAGGATGTCATCTCTGAGAAATTGGTGAAGATAGCTGATCTGAGTGAAAATCTGGATAAACTTGGTTGTATCAATAATGAACTTGAGGAGAAGGTAAGGCTGAAGGATGGGAAATTAGAAGATGTGCAAATGCAAAATTCGCTCCTCAAGCAGTCATTAGAGAAGTCAGAGAATGAACTGGTTGCAATTGGATGTGTTAGGGATCAATTAAATTGTGAAATTGCAAATGGAAAGGATCTGTTGTCTCGGAAGGAAAAAGAGCTTTTTGTAGCAGAGCAGATACTGTGTTCATTACAGAATGAGAGAACAGAGTTGCATATGAAAGTGGAGGATCTGACATGCAAGTATGATGAGGCTAAGATAATACAGGAAGATCAAGGAAAGCAGATTCGGAAACTGACTGAAGATTATGATTGTCAGATTAAGGAGACCAGATGCATCCATGAGTTAAATATGAAGTTGGAAGCTGAACTGGGGAAATTGCTTGAGGAACTGGAAGGAACCAGATACAGAGAGGAAAGTTTGTACCATGAACtggaaaaggaaagaaagcaTGCTGGATTATGGGAGACTCAGGCTACAGAATTATTCAGTGAACTGCAAATCTCCTCGGTCTGTGAAGTATTGCGTAATGAAAAGGCGCATGAGCTCTCCAGAGCATGTGAGAATCTTGAAGACAGAAGTAATTCCAATGATATTGAGATCAACCAGTTGAAAGAAAAAGCTAATGCCTTGGAGTGTGAAAATGGAGGATTAAAAGCTCATTTGGCTGCATCAATCCCGGCTGTCATTTCTTTGAAGGACAGTATAAGATCTCTGGAGAATCATACTCTTCTTCACAAAGCTGACAATGACGAAGTAAAG GATCCTGATTTGGTAAGTCACATGCAAGCTGAAGGCTGTCAAGAAACAAGTGAAGATCAAATTGCCACGGTGCTGGATGGTTTTACAGATTTGCAAATGAGAGTTAAAGCTATTGAGAAGGCAATTATAGAAAAGGAGAGTCTTGCTATGCTGGAAACCTTGAATGCCAATTCCAAATTAGAGGTTGCAATGAGACAGATTGAAGAGTTAAAATGTAGAAGCAACTTGCGTCAAGAAAGTGGTCAGACAAGCAAGCGTGTTGGTAGGAAATATGAACAGGAGGAACCACATGATGGACCTAGTGACAATCTCAAATTACAGAAACGAACACCTGAAATCTCTGAAGAGGGGGATGAAGTAATGACAAAAGACATTATGCTTGATCAAGTGTCTGAGTGTTCATCACATGGGTTAAGCAGGAGAGGAACTATGGAGGCTGATGATCAGATGCTCGAGTTATGGGAAACTGCTGACCATGGTGGCAGCATCGACCTGAAAGTTGCAAAGTCTCAGAAGGTGGCCCGCACACCAACTGACTACCATGAGGTCAAAGCAGTGAAACAACAGAAGAGTAAAAATCCCACTATAGAATCACTGGTTGAGAAGGAGTTGGGGGTGGACAAATTAGAGATCTCTAAGAGATATTCAGGGTCTCAGAAAGAAGGAAGCCAGAGGAAAATTCTTGAAAGACTTGATTCTGATGCACAAAAGTTAACAAACCTTCAAATTACCGTGCAAGATCTAAAGAAGAAGGTTGAGACTTCAGAGAAGGGAATAAAGAGAAAAGGAATTGAATATGATACTGTTAAGGAGCAGCTGGAAGAAGCTGAGGAGGCCATCATGAAGCTGCTTGATGTCAATCGGAAATTGTTAACAAATATCGAAGACTTATCATTGTCCTTTGACGGAAAATCTGCAACAGAGTCAGATGACAGTGGCAGTATGAGGAGGCGTAAGGTTTCAGAGCAGGCACGAAGAGTATCTGAAAAAATTGGGCGATTGCAGTTGGAGGTTCAGAAATTGCAGTTTCTGTTGCTGAGACTTGATGATGAGAAGGAAAGTAGAGGAAGAACCAGAATCACAGAGAGAAAAACAAGAGTTCTCTTGCGGGACTATCTTTATGGTTATGGTGGGTTGAGATCCAACCAGAAGAGAAAGAAGGCACATTTCTGTGCATGTGTGCAGCCTCCTACTAGAGGAGATTGA
- the LOC102626805 gene encoding protein NETWORKED 1D isoform X1 codes for MAAVAHADSKRKYSWWWDSHISPKNSKWLQENLTDMDVKVKQMIKLIEEDADSFARRAEMYYKKRPELMKLVEEFYRAYRALAERYDHATGALRQAHRTMAEAFPNQVPFALGDDSPAGTEADPRTPELAPARAIFYPDELQNDSLGLSSSHLLALKKNGAFTDDSDTVTSRRGLKQLNDFLGSGEKVTHGKFGEGRARKGLNFHDAEENEQLQHNESYDIKARVPSESERMGKAEMEILTLKNALAKLEAEKEAGLLQYRQSLERLSNLESEVSHAREDSKGLSEQASIAEAEVQTLKEALARLETEREANIRQYQQCLDKLSNMEKNISRAEADAVELSDRASKAEIEAQTLKLDLARIEAEKEAAVVKYEECSRMISALEDKLLHSEEDSKRINKVADKAESEVERLKQALGKLTEEKEALALQYQQCLEAISILEHKLARAEEEAQRLHSELDNGFAKLKGAEEKCLLLERSNQTLHSELESMVQKMGSQSQELTEKQKELGRLWTCIQEERLRFVEAETAFQTLQHLHSQSQDELRSLAAELQNRAQILKDMGTRNQSLQEEVEKVKEENKGLNELNLSSAESIKNLQDEILSLRETIGKLEAEVELRVDQRNALQQEIYCLKEELNELNKKHQAMVEQVESVSLNPENFGLSVKELQDENSKLKEVYERDRCEKVALLEKLEIMEKLLEKNAVLENSLSDLNVELEGVRDKVKALEEVCQNLLAEKSTLVAEKNSLFSQLQDVNENLKKLSDENNFLVNSLFDANAEVEGLRAKSKSLEDSCLLLDNEKSCLITERVNLVSQLDIARKGLKDLEKSYAELEGRYLGLEEEKESTLQKVEELQFSLDAEKQQHASFVQLSETRLAGMESQISFLQEEGLCRKKAYEEELDKALDAQIEIFITQKYIQDLKEKNFSLLFECQKLLQESSLSEKLIHKLENENCEQQEEMRSLVDQIKVLRVQLYQLLEILEIDADHGCETKMEQDQSHQTLLDQVTGKLKEMQISVLKALEQNHQVVIENSILVALLGQLKLEAENLATERNALAEEFRIQSEQFVVLQREFPKLTEINEELRVEVAERNHTEEVLKTEMRSLHMLLSELQGAQQSLQDQNCKVLDEKKSLMKKVLDLQEEKHSLEEENCVMFVETISQSNLSHIFKDVISEKLVKIADLSENLDKLGCINNELEEKVRLKDGKLEDVQMQNSLLKQSLEKSENELVAIGCVRDQLNCEIANGKDLLSRKEKELFVAEQILCSLQNERTELHMKVEDLTCKYDEAKIIQEDQGKQIRKLTEDYDCQIKETRCIHELNMKLEAELGKLLEELEGTRYREESLYHELEKERKHAGLWETQATELFSELQISSVCEVLRNEKAHELSRACENLEDRSNSNDIEINQLKEKANALECENGGLKAHLAASIPAVISLKDSIRSLENHTLLHKADNDEVKDPDLVSHMQAEGCQETSEDQIATVLDGFTDLQMRVKAIEKAIIEKESLAMLETLNANSKLEVAMRQIEELKCRSNLRQESGQTSKRVGRKYEQEEPHDGPSDNLKLQKRTPEISEEGDEVMTKDIMLDQVSECSSHGLSRRGTMEADDQMLELWETADHGGSIDLKVAKSQKVARTPTDYHEVKAVKQQKSKNPTIESLVEKELGVDKLEISKRYSGSQKEGSQRKILERLDSDAQKLTNLQITVQDLKKKVETSEKGIKRKGIEYDTVKEQLEEAEEAIMKLLDVNRKLLTNIEDLSLSFDGKSATESDDSGSMRRRKVSEQARRVSEKIGRLQLEVQKLQFLLLRLDDEKESRGRTRITERKTRVLLRDYLYGYGGLRSNQKRKKAHFCACVQPPTRGD; via the exons ATGGCTGCTGTGGCACATGCAGATTCTAAGCGGAAGTATTCTTGGTGGTGGGACAGCCACATAAGCCCCAAAAATTCCAAATGGCTTCAGGAGAATCTTACAG ACATGGATGTCAAAGTCAAACAAATGATCAAGCTTATCGAAGAAGATGCAGATTCCTTTGCAAGGAGGGCTGAGATGTACTACAAGAAACGCCCTGagcttatgaaattggttgaaGAGTTTTACAGAGCATATCGTGCATTGGCTGAAAGATACGATCATGCAACTGGGGCACTCCGTCAAGCTCATCGAACAATGGCAGAAGCATTTCCCAACCAAGTCCCATTTGCTTTGGGTGATGATTCCCCTGCGGGTACTGAAGCTGATCCTCGTACGCCTGAGTTGGCTCCAGCACGTGCAATTTTTTACCCTGATGAGTTGCAAAATGATTCTTTGGGACTCTCTTCATCTCATTTACTTGCtctgaaaaaaaatggagCATTTACTGATGATTCTGATACTGTAACAAGCCGAAGGGGTTTGAAACAGCTTAATGACTTTTTGGGGTCTGGAGAAAAGGTGACTCATGGAAAGTTTGGAGAAGGCCGGGCTAGGAAAGGCCTCAATTTTCATGATGCAGAGGAGAATGAACAGCTTCAGCACAATGAAAGTTATGATATCAAGGCTCGTGTCCCATCTGAGTCTGAGAGAATGGGGAAAGCCGAGATGGAAATCTTAACCTTAAAGAATGCTCTTGCTAAATTAGAAGCTGAAAAAGAAGCTGGCCTACTCCAGTATCGGCAGAGTCTGGAGAGATTATCCAACTTAGAGTCAGAAGTCTCTCATGCACGTGAGGATTCCAAGGGACTTAGTGAACAAGCCAGCATAGCTGAAGCTGAAGTACAAACTTTGAAGGAAGCCCTTGCCAGATTAGAGACTGAAAGGGAAGCTAATATTCGTCAATACCAGCAGTGTTTAGATAAATTATCTAATATggagaaaaatatttctcGTGCTGAAGCTGATGCCGTGGAACTTAGTGATCGAGCGAGCAAAGCTGAAATTGAAGCTCAAACCCTAAAGCTAGACCTTGCCAGGATAGAAGCTGAAAAGGAAGCTGCTGTTGTTAAGTATGAAGAATGTTCAAGGATGATATCTGCTCTGGAGGATAAATTACTGCATTCCGAAGAAGATTCCAAAAGGATTAACAAGGTAGCTGATAAAGCTGAAAGCGAAGTAGAAAGGCTGAAGCAAGCACTTGGCAAACTAACTGAAGAGAAGGAAGCTTTGGCTCTTCAATATCAGCAATGCCTGGAGGCAATTTCTATTCTAGAGCATAAACTTGCACGTGCAGAAGAGGAGGCTCAAAGGCTTCATTCTGAGTTAGACAATGGGTTCGCAAAGTTGAAGGGTGCAGAAGAAAAGTGTCTTTTACTAGAGAGATCAAATCAGACTCTACATTCTGAGTTGGAGTCCATGGTACAGAAAATGGGGAGTCAAAGTCAAGAATTAACAGAGAAGCAGAAGGAGTTGGGGAGGCTTTGGACTTGCATACAGGAAGAGCGCTTGCGATTTGTAGAGGCTGAAACTGCTTTCCAAACTTTGCAGCATTTGCACTCTCAGTCTCAGGATGAACTTAGATCTCTGGCTGCTGAGCTCCAAAATAGGGCTCAAATTCTCAAGGACATGGGAACTCGTAATCAGAGTCTACAGGAAGAAGTCGAAAAGGTCAAGGAGGAGAACAAAGGCCTGAATGAACTCAACTTATCTTCTGCTGagtcaataaaaaatttgcaaGATGAGATTTTGAGCTTGAGGGAAACAATAGGGAAACTTGAAGCAGAAGTTGAACTACGAGTGGATCAAAGAAATGCTCTTCAACAAGAAATTTATTGTCTGAAAGAGGAACTTAATGAACTCAACAAGAAGCACCAGGCTATGGTGGAGCAGGTAGAATCAGTCTCCTTAAATCCAGAGAACTTTGGGTTGTCTGTGAAGGAATTGCAGGATGAGAACTCAAAGCTAAAAGAGGTCTATGAGAGAGACAGATGTGAAAAAGTAGCTCTTTTGGAGAAGCTGGAAATCATGGAGAAACTTCTTGAGAAAAATGCTGTTCTTGAGAACTCCCTATCAGACTTGAATGTTGAGTTAGAAGGGGTTAGAGACAAGGTGAAGGCTTTGGAGGAAGTCTGCCAAAATCTTCTGGCAGAGAAGTCTACGCTTGTTGCTGAAAAGAACTCACTATTTTCTCAGTTACAGGATGTGAACGAGAATTTAAAGAAACTCTCTGATGAAAACAACTTTCTGGTGAATTCCCTTTTTGATGCTAATGCTGAAGTCGAAGGTTTGAGGGCAAAATCAAAGAGCTTAGAAGATTCATGCCTGTTGCTTGATAATGAAAAGTCTTGTCTGATAACTGAGAGAGTGAACTTAGTTTCTCAGTTGGACATTGCTAGGAAAGGACTGAAAGATTTGGAGAAAAGCTATGCAGAATTAGAAGGGAGATACCTGGGTCTGGAGGAAGAGAAAGAATCTACACTTCAAAAAGTAGAAGAGCTGCAGTTTTCTTTAGATGCTGAAAAGCAACAACATGCTAGTTTTGTCCAGTTGAGTGAAACTCGATTGGCTGGCATGGAATCGCAGATCAGTTTTCTACAAGAGGAGGGTCTGTGCAGGAAGAAAGCATATGAAGAGGAACTAGACAAAGCTTTGGATGCTCAGATTGAGATTTTCATCACGCAGAAATACATACAAGAtctgaaagaaaagaatttctcCCTCCTTTTTGAGTGTCAGAAACTCTTACAGGAATCCAGTTTGTCTGAGAAACTGATACATAAACTGGAGAATGAAAATTGTGAACAGCAGGAGGAGATGAGATCATTGGTTGATCAAATTAAAGTACTGAGGGTGCAGCTTTATCAGTTATTAGAGATTCTAGAAATTGATGCAGACCATGGCTGTGAAACTAAGATGGAGCAGGACCAGAGTCACCAGACGCTTCTGGACCAAGTAACTGGCAAACTCAAAGAGATGCAGATCTCCGTTTTAAAGGCACTGGAGCAAAATCATCAGGTAGTCATTGAGAATTCAATTCTTGTCGCGCTGCTTGGACAACTGAAACTGGAGGCAGAAAATCTTGCAACAGAGAGGAATGCACTTGCTGAAGAGTTTAGGATCCAGTCTGAGCAGTTCGTAGTTCTGCAAAGGGAGTTCCCAAAGCTTACAGAGATTAATGAAGAATTGAGAGTGGAAGTAGCAGAGCGCAATCACACAGAGGAAGTCTTGAAGACTGAAATGCGGAGCCTGCACATGCTACTGTCCGAATTGCAAGGGGCACAGCAAAGTTTACAAGATCAGAACTGCAAGGTGCTTGATGAGAAAAAGTCCCTGATGAAGAAAGTGTTGGACTTACAGGAAGAGAAACATAGTCTAGAAGAGGAAAACTGTGTCATGTTTGTTGAAACTATATCCCAAAGTAATCTCTCTCATATTTTCAAGGATGTCATCTCTGAGAAATTGGTGAAGATAGCTGATCTGAGTGAAAATCTGGATAAACTTGGTTGTATCAATAATGAACTTGAGGAGAAGGTAAGGCTGAAGGATGGGAAATTAGAAGATGTGCAAATGCAAAATTCGCTCCTCAAGCAGTCATTAGAGAAGTCAGAGAATGAACTGGTTGCAATTGGATGTGTTAGGGATCAATTAAATTGTGAAATTGCAAATGGAAAGGATCTGTTGTCTCGGAAGGAAAAAGAGCTTTTTGTAGCAGAGCAGATACTGTGTTCATTACAGAATGAGAGAACAGAGTTGCATATGAAAGTGGAGGATCTGACATGCAAGTATGATGAGGCTAAGATAATACAGGAAGATCAAGGAAAGCAGATTCGGAAACTGACTGAAGATTATGATTGTCAGATTAAGGAGACCAGATGCATCCATGAGTTAAATATGAAGTTGGAAGCTGAACTGGGGAAATTGCTTGAGGAACTGGAAGGAACCAGATACAGAGAGGAAAGTTTGTACCATGAACtggaaaaggaaagaaagcaTGCTGGATTATGGGAGACTCAGGCTACAGAATTATTCAGTGAACTGCAAATCTCCTCGGTCTGTGAAGTATTGCGTAATGAAAAGGCGCATGAGCTCTCCAGAGCATGTGAGAATCTTGAAGACAGAAGTAATTCCAATGATATTGAGATCAACCAGTTGAAAGAAAAAGCTAATGCCTTGGAGTGTGAAAATGGAGGATTAAAAGCTCATTTGGCTGCATCAATCCCGGCTGTCATTTCTTTGAAGGACAGTATAAGATCTCTGGAGAATCATACTCTTCTTCACAAAGCTGACAATGACGAAGTAAAG GATCCTGATTTGGTAAGTCACATGCAAGCTGAAGGCTGTCAAGAAACAAGTGAAGATCAAATTGCCACGGTGCTGGATGGTTTTACAGATTTGCAAATGAGAGTTAAAGCTATTGAGAAGGCAATTATAGAAAAGGAGAGTCTTGCTATGCTGGAAACCTTGAATGCCAATTCCAAATTAGAGGTTGCAATGAGACAGATTGAAGAGTTAAAATGTAGAAGCAACTTGCGTCAAGAAAGTGGTCAGACAAGCAAGCGTGTTGGTAGGAAATATGAACAGGAGGAACCACATGATGGACCTAGTGACAATCTCAAATTACAGAAACGAACACCTGAAATCTCTGAAGAGGGGGATGAAGTAATGACAAAAGACATTATGCTTGATCAAGTGTCTGAGTGTTCATCACATGGGTTAAGCAGGAGAGGAACTATGGAGGCTGATGATCAGATGCTCGAGTTATGGGAAACTGCTGACCATGGTGGCAGCATCGACCTGAAAGTTGCAAAGTCTCAGAAGGTGGCCCGCACACCAACTGACTACCATGAGGTCAAAGCAGTGAAACAACAGAAGAGTAAAAATCCCACTATAGAATCACTGGTTGAGAAGGAGTTGGGGGTGGACAAATTAGAGATCTCTAAGAGATATTCAGGGTCTCAGAAAGAAGGAAGCCAGAGGAAAATTCTTGAAAGACTTGATTCTGATGCACAAAAGTTAACAAACCTTCAAATTACCGTGCAAGATCTAAAGAAGAAGGTTGAGACTTCAGAGAAGGGAATAAAGAGAAAAGGAATTGAATATGATACTGTTAAGGAGCAGCTGGAAGAAGCTGAGGAGGCCATCATGAAGCTGCTTGATGTCAATCGGAAATTGTTAACAAATATCGAAGACTTATCATTGTCCTTTGACGGAAAATCTGCAACAGAGTCAGATGACAGTGGCAGTATGAGGAGGCGTAAGGTTTCAGAGCAGGCACGAAGAGTATCTGAAAAAATTGGGCGATTGCAGTTGGAGGTTCAGAAATTGCAGTTTCTGTTGCTGAGACTTGATGATGAGAAGGAAAGTAGAGGAAGAACCAGAATCACAGAGAGAAAAACAAGAGTTCTCTTGCGGGACTATCTTTATGGTTATGGTGGGTTGAGATCCAACCAGAAGAGAAAGAAGGCACATTTCTGTGCATGTGTGCAGCCTCCTACTAGAGGAGATTGA